The genomic region CTCGCGCGATTTCTTCGAGAACACAATATAGTGTTAAAACACTAAAGAAAATTACATCACACACAATTTTAAACATACTTTACCTGTCCGCCTATGATAAATTGCCCTCGGCGATATTATTAAGACCACGTAAAAAACCTTAGCAAAAAACTCACTGAATACAAGCTGTTAAGCTGACCGGAATTTTACGACATTGCAGGCGGCGCGGGCAGGTAGATAAGTGATTACCTCCAGCCACCGCGCGTACCTGCGCTCGGCGTATCATTAGTACGGTACGCAGGTAATGATACCCCTTCGCGTTCCGTGTCCTTGCTTGTCGCACGAAGAGCATCGCAACTTCCATGGATGAGTGTGGATCTAGTCATGATGAAAAAACATGCACTAAACCTCCACTCATCGAAAGAAATTGACTTTTTCGCTTGCCGCAGGAGTATCCGGGGTACGATGCACTGCACGCACTAATCGTTTGCAATGTCACGTTGCACCGAACCGAGCGTTTGTTAACGTACATAAGTTAGCACGTTGCCGTGTAAAAAACAAGTAATAAAATGTGGCCGAGCGTTTCCGGCGACGCGACACGACCGCGCGCTTCGGCCGTTCACAGCGAAATAAACGGTCGAGATTTGAAATCTGGGATCCTAGACGCTGCGCGTGCGGCGGGGAAGGAGCAGCGGCAGTGGCCGTCGGCCAATGGCGGGCGTGCGCGCGCAAACCGTGACGTGGTGGGGCAAACCGCCGCGCAAAGCCACCCGATATTATCTTTTCTTGAAGAACGTTATTTTCTTGCTTTCCTACTCACTCGCTCGCTCGTCCGTTCAACCGACAGCGGAAGTGAAATGAACGTGAGCGTAAACTACAGCCATGATGGTAGTACCACGACGCCGCGGCCGGGCTGTTGTGCACCTGCCTCAACCGAATCGACCATTACGAGTTATCTTTATGCCGATGAATTATTGAATAGGTTGCCAAGACTTCTTCACGGTTTACTCATACCATTATAACCTAAGCaagaaaaaaaactatcttCAATGTGAAGAGACTTTTTTCCAGAGAACTTGgagcaataacaataaaaactgccatgtATTACGAAACATTTATTTACTGTAAAATCACGACAATGGAACGATTCTCAGAATACAAAATTAAAGCACCAGAATCGACATTAATGTTTCTCAGTATTGATATTTAATAAGCGCAATTCACATCCATCCATTTTGCACATCAAACAATTCTGTTCTTTATAACAAGAACATAAAgaacattgtatttttttaacagtGAGTAGTTAGGTAATTAATAAACTCGGAATGTGTTGCACAATATATTCTGTGTGTAGTGTTTGTTATACGCTACTCGTTTGGCACGAAAACATTCGTATGAGAATATTGGTTTAAGGCACTTTTTGCAATAGCAGCAAGTGATTGGAATCATTCTAGGTACATAAAACATCCATTCATGAAactacaaactaaaaactaGCTTTGACGTTACGTAGATGGGGTAGTTTTTTCATCCGATCTCGTCTTATCAAATAACATTTTGGAGATGTCtctttctgtctgtctctgtctaAAGTTGGTtttaaacttattgaaaaatcccACGTCTACTGGCTTTATAAGATGGTGATAACAAAAATTGTGCCTGACTGAGATTGATGAAGGCTCCTTCTAAAGACCAGGGTGCGTTAGAAATCCTTGTAGATTTAGTTCTAAGTATACACATATTATCATCCTCTTGTGAAAgattaggtattataaatgaacaaaatatgtatttaaaaaaaattcagttagTGATATGGCGAAAATAGCTATAACAGTAAGGTTGTTTTAGACCTGTTATGACCATAACCTATACGGCTACACCATCAAcaagtttttgatttgatttgtacCTGTACCTTTATATCTAAGCGACAGATAGCGACATCTAGTAgcgacacaatttttttttttttaatttggccCTTACTAGAAACCTTCGGTTTCGGCCAAAACTGTGGGCTATTGTGACCGAAGTTAAGGTCTGGCAGAAGGTGGTTTTTTTTGGCCCAAGGTGGCCGAATTGAAGGTTCGGTCGGACAACATACTTTTAGGTAAAATCATGGATTATTATTTGCCATAATGACAGTACAGCCTAGGTCTGTAAGCTGCATAACCTCGGCGCCTCCGTCGAGGAGTCTGTGGGAGCAGATGGCCACCTTCTCACTGATCACGCATTTCTGTTTGTTGGTCAGATGGCCGCAGCTGACGACCGTCGCGCTCAACTGCTCCAAGAGTTGAGATGCTGAGTATGCCTCCATGAGGAAACTGTAACAAATAACAACCAGCTAGAgacctttttttaaaaaactcgtcaagtgcgagttggatacgcacacgaacggttccgtaccattgtacaagaaatatgCAAGTCATAATTAAGTACAAGAATCCTATACGAAAAACAAAGTCTCAGGCCGCAACATCGGAGGacccatgaaaaaaaaaagaaatatgcaaggtaatgacggactgcgccgtCTATGATGTGATTCAGtaaacctacataatattatttaatcgtgaacattttttttatgatgtaaccacaaattcacgggtttttcctttacttgtgctataagacattgctacctgccagaTTTCTTGATTGTATGTCAACTGGAAATACtgtataggttttgattcctttgtcttgacagacaaataacgaagtgatcctatataggTTCCTTTTTTTCCCTAGAGATACTTTGTAGAGATGTTTTATTTCTTCAAatcctgatattataaatgtgaaaatgtgtctgtctgtctactgtTTTTTTAGATAccattttttaatcaattttgatgaaaggtacagagatagcttgcatcacggggttggacataggcttttatcctagaaatcaaagagttctcacaggattcttcaaacttaaatccacatggatgaagtcgcgggcatcatctatctagtattttataacagTGAATGTTTATCTCATATGCATTGCTATATCCATACATCCAATCGTGATCAAACactgtacagttgttgttgggacttgcgGGAAGGTTAAGTACATTTAGTGGCGCGCGAGTcgcattgcaatttgcaacgcATGGCGGGAAttaaccatcatcatcatctcaaacaatcgccggcccactactgagtacgggtctcttctcagaatgagaaaggtgataatccgccacgctggctaagCATATATTGCATATACTGCCgagtaataatattgtatatcaaacctttgaaaagagcaaccgccgagtttcttgctggttcttctcggtaggaaaggcattccgaaccagtggtagatgcttttgacgattcaaaagaacttgtaaaagttagacttttacaagaattttgaataaaaatattttgaattttgaatgttgagtaataataataaagtggGTGGTACTTACTTTTCAACGAATTTTTCTAATTCATTGAAGTTCTTGATATTAAGGAATTCATCAATCAGTTTTTCAGGAACTAAGCCAGTCACCTAAAATACAATCagttaataaaaggaaaaatagtAATATTCAATATGCAAGTAACATTGAAGCATAAAGTGCTAAGATAATGcaattcaaacaaaacaaatgtaATTTTTTGTCGTATGCACTTAAGTACTGTAATACTAACTAGTATTTACATGGAAAAGCAAGCAAAGATAGCAAGCTGGTGGCCGATCCAAACTAGTTCATAAACTTAAATTTTAGAGGATGAAAACTgagactttaatttaatttttaaggttttaaAGTATTTGActaatctgttttttttttaaatgccctTTTTAGGCTGTTTTACCCCATTTTGACCCCATTTTCactgaaaataataacagggATGACATACTGGATCATGAGTTAAAAGATGGTCCAGTTTTGTTTCCCAGCTCCTCAATTATATCATATACAACAATATTtcattaataactaaaaatcaTTACCTTTATTCCTATAATAACTTCTTTTTATTACTAtgcactaattaattattattaaaagcaaAAAAGCGAATTGTGGAAAAGTAATTAGTAAACATGAATAGGTTACATACCTCAATCAGGCCTTCTGAAGTGATTTTTCCAAGCAAACGCTGGCAACACTGCAATGCGGTGAGCGCACGACGCATGTCTCCCTCGCATGTATCCACCGCTTGGTGTAACACCTCTCCGTTACCCACTTCTACACCCTCAGCTTCACATACATCTTGCAGCcttgaaatttcaaaaactaCTCTACTTCTGGACTACTTAGAAATAATTATTCTAATAAGttttgagtttgttgtgggctcttctcagacatgggcgcgtttggaaccctcgctttagttataacataattaattatatcaccaCCACATCATTGTTTTATAGTCAGAAAgtatacaatagtacccaatttgaataaataactttgagcgcttacctatagagaataaaaaaaaaaagactgacTTTAAGCACTATAGTATAGTCTAAAATCTACAATAAGTGAAGTTTAGCCATAATTGAGGAAGGATTAAAAAGTATCTTAACTCGAATTTGATACTAATGGATGAAATGGATACAAATGATACAAAATATGTGTTATTTGTCATCTAAGGTTTATGAGGTTTGTTCTGCATTAATTTCACCAAAGCCAATAAATATATGGTGGAATAGAATGTGGCTGTGGTTTGAAAACTAAATCTGGTGCAGCTCTGCACCATAAcacaaaattgaattgaattgaaaactaaattgacagatctaaatgtaGTGCTATTCTTTTTTGCAGGAAtcatatttattcaattacttTGATAATCACTTTTGAGCTAGGTTTAAAAGCATTTTGTGCaagtttatattttaaacaacatGACCTTCTCACTtcacagttaaaattttcaaatagtTTGCTATAAGTTTTgtctatataatcatagcaTATAATCAGCAATAGCTTAccttttaataacattttctcGAGCTAGTGGCTTAAATCTGAACTTCGAACATCTGCTAGTGATGGGAGGAATGATTCTGGACACGTAATTGCAAATGAGACAAAAGCGTGTAGTCCGAGTCTCTCTTTCCATTGTACGACGTAATGCTGCCTGCGCTGCTGATGTCATTGAGTCGGCCTCATCAAGAATAACTAGTTTATATGGAGGACATGGTCTGCCactgaaataaaaatgatttattgttaaaattcaCTAAATCTCACTCATAGGTGCACTATTAATGCTTTTCATTAACATTTAGTGCATTCTATTTCTAATACATTTTTTGGGCTtattatgggcctcataagaaactcagagtcactcagtagACTCATCTATAAACTTTTATGGTTATGGAGaagacataatatattaatgcTACATCTATACCACTTCCAATATCTCTCACTATCTAATTTAGGTTCTCATCATACAAgttcaaaatgaaaaattaacgAAATGCTTACTCAGGTCTGGTACTGCTGACAGTCAATTGAGCGAAAGACTTCACTTTGTCTCGTATAACCTGTATACCACGCTCATCGGAGGCGTTCAGTTCCAAGACACGGTCTCGCGTAATATCTCCAAACAGCTGGCGAGCGGCTGCCAGAATAGCGCTCGTCTTGCCAGTCCCAGGAGGGCCGTAGAATAAGAGATGTGGTAAATCGCCACCAGCCAAACATTCTCTCAGAACTTGTATCACCTCCCCTTGATCAACGATGTCGTCAATTGTTTTCGGACGACTagaaaattaagttaattaaatttaacataatattacaagaaAGGAGGAGTTTTTTGAAAGCTTGAGTATTCGATAAATCTACTGCTTACTATTTTTCTACCCATGGGGCGGGTGGTTTCTTCTTAGTAGTTTTGACACCAGATGAAGAAGGTTTATCGGCGCTGGATATTTTCCCAGTTTTCAGAAATGCttgcattttattattatattcacaGAAATAAACTGAATAAGTACAGCCAAAAGTAAGTACCAATTTTTGCCGGCAATTTCAAGATGACAAAGACAACAAACAATTGAGTATTGACACTAAATGACACTGACACTACTGAcagtggcaattttttttttgactctcgtctggctttacacagatttgccaatatcaagtttgtaagttttttacaagttagggaaactagtTAAttgtaggacttcgtctgtattggtgttagctggtgggcgtgctctgcctttttggagtgtttttttttgttaggtaAAACTGTCTGGAAattgctctaagggggtgccgtgcgtatgtcggcgagcgccggcacagacggggtccatacttgtatagtttaactaacttgttacaaataactacaaacttgacattggctaatctttgtaaagccagacgagagagcaaaaaaaaaactaggcatGGACTTcatctgtaccggcgctcgccgacacatgcgcggcgcccctttagagcgcttcccagtcagttccaccaccaataaacaccagcagaacacaaaaaccagccacttctcacaaaaacatactccaaaaaagcaccgcacgcgcgccagcaaacgccaccacagacgaagtcccatgtCAATCTATGTACATATTTGTCTATGGTCATTTTTTTTGTGTGCCCTTGTATACCAGAGCCATAATGTACTCGAAAAAAATCTTGATAATTGTCACCAATTGTCACTCTGACAGTTGCCGTCATTGTGATGATTGGTGATGATTTGTGATAATTGAGTTTTGACGACCATGGCGGGAAAGTTTTTTAGAGCTTGTTTACAAAATtgaattactattttatttttaatattgagtTTACTAATTAGTTAATGATACAATATGAGTACAAGATCAAAAAAGAAGCAATCAATACCGGGCACCAAGGATTCAATATTACAAAAACGTGTAGAGAATTCATGGATTCTGCTCATAAAAGGTTAACAAAATAGTTACATTTAAATGTAATTGCCTTAGCTTTCTGATGCATTTGttgtgtaaaaaataataggtgtATATGCTTTACCAAGAGATTTAGAGAGGCTAGTCAAAATATGTAAGCGTTTTATTGTTATGGGATTTGTAAGTACGTAATTAAAAAGCCTACTTTTTTATGCATTTCAGAGTCAAtacttgaaaataaaaattttcaaattatctCACTTCCACATCCAGCAAATGGCAATTCAACAAAGTATGTGCTGGATAGTCTTAATCACAAGGTATATGAGGTTGTAGCATTCAATGAATTCTACAGGTCATGGTTCATAGATGACACTGTGAAGTCTGATGGCAGTATTATGATGGTAACACCAATTAATCCATTgtttttaggtttgtgagaaATTCTGATTTTtaactatttacttacttaaattaatcagtttataaaacttttgttttaaatcaatactaatattcgCTTCCATTCTGGAGATGAAcatatgctattttttattactgaGTTACCACAGGATTTTCGAAAACGTAATTCCACTTGGATGAAGTTAGTATCATCTAGTTTCTCGCACATCTTtgtcatttcattttataattaatCTGCTGTAACTTCAACAGAATAACTGTACTTTTAAATACAAAGTTTCATTTTGAGACTATGGTTTATGTAATTCAAATTCACTACATAAAACCATGATGAGttgtacataaatatatattcTTGGTTTTCATCTTTATCATAACAGATTCCCAATATTCTTTTCATGATCTGCATACAATtataaaccctaaaaataaatgtaatactgagtgtacttattttttatagttttgcCGAGACTAAGACAACAATGTGCAAACAGAGCCATTCCTTTTGAAGATTTACTATCGGAGAAGGGTTTTGACAAAATCTTGGCTTTTGTGACTAATTTGGACGCTGTCGCTGATttaaaggtacctattttattttcttcagttactttaagataaataaaaaaactaaaaatccaAAAGTGTGTTGTTGCTTCTTTAGAACTAAACTGTtactagttaaaaaaaaattaattcatgtAGTCACTGTGTTACTTAAATCTGTGTACCTATGTACAGTATTGCGATAAGAGATCTGTGAGCGGGTGCCGAGACTAATGCTTCTGAAACTATactttcaaattgactactgcACAAAAATTAATCTTCATTTTCAGGGTCCACAGGATCTAAGAGCATATAAATATAATGAAGAAAAGACTTTAAATtggttagaaaataaaatacgaaaattaGCCGTAGTATTAAGGGAAAAAAGAGTTCATGTGACATCTGGAGCAGTTTCAGCCACATTTGTAACAAGTGATGTGAATAATCAAAACATAGATgaaggtataatttttttaaggttccataccaGAAGGGTACCAATGggagcctattactaagcctcctctgtcagtctgtcagcggactgtatcttgTGCACCAtaataagtaaaaatttaaaaatgaccaaataaaattaaagggTTATTTTTCTAGGATTGTATGGAACTCTTCGcatgtgagtctgactcgcacttgactaatgtttttattttaaagttacccatgtttttataataataattaatttttataaacctgTGATAGCATAGTTGTTAAAACTTcccctaggtacctaattgggGCATCTGGGCAAATCTCTCGCGCACGTTCTtgggagttatgtgtgttttaagtaaatagcactagttagttttaatggtgaaggaaaagatcctggggaaacctgcatgcctgagagtttccaaactattctcaaaggtatgcAAAGTccgccaatctgcacttgaccgGTGTGGTGAATTATGGCCTATACTTTAGGCCATACTTCACCATACTGGTCAAGTGCAGTTTGGCACCCTTAACaaactgagaggagacccatgtaTATTCAGTAATGGGCCAGGGATGTGTTGCGGAGACGATGATGCCATGTTAGATATTAGGGAAAGCCCCTAATAAAAGCCCctatataattatgtaagtaagaATTAAGGTAGTGttgctagtataaaataatgtattctAATTTTCAGAATTCTACTTAAAATATGCGCATGGGATGATGTCTGATTACCTTGAAGAAGGAATAGTTGAATTACTTGAaaagaaatttgattttaaGACAGAGCTCATTGAACATATTGGCAACAAAAGGAAATCAGAAATGGGACTAGAAgatgtcaataaaaaaattaaactcgaATCACATGAACAGTCAGAAGAAATCAAATTCAGCCTCAATAATTCAACAATggatattaaaaaacaaaaaccattGACAGCCAAAGAAAAAGCTAGACAAAAAGCTGCTAGTAAAACTAAAACCATCTcatcatttttttgtaaaaagtgattaaacttgaaaatatctaagCTTTTACCTAGcaacaaaatatataacaatgtatcattcatttgttttatttttaagttaatttcAATCATGGTTAGATCCAATAAATAATGATGATACTGTACATGTGAAGTGAGGCATCACAGCAACAGCTGTTTAAATCATTGCAAATTTAATATTCATTGAATTAAATTCTTCAGTCATTCGTCAGTCGTAAGGAaagtatagtacctacctgGAATATAAAAATGTCCTACTGTTAactatattttaatacaaaaatccGTATGAATCAAAACTTACTAACTAAATCCAAATGGTATGAATCAAGGAACAatcaatgaataaaaatatctatggATAGAATATGAGAAAAGTGGAAAAATTGAATTATATTTGGCAACACCAAATGGTCGCCATCAACTTATCAAGTCGCCATTGCTAAGTCCAAATTTGTTCCTATTCCTTTTCGGACATTGAGCAATTCTTTGTATATTGCTTGTTCTTTATTATTTCTAAGTGTTTTTCGGACACACCGGACACTGTGTAGTTAAACTCATGTGATTAATATTGATATTGTCGTGAGTGAAGACTTTAATAAGTGTTCAATAAGCTAAAATCGCGGCCAATGTCAGCAGGCGTGTCAGATCAGGTATTTCGCGTTTACGCTCATTTGCGCATTATTTACGTGTAATCGTGCGTTGTTTTGTGTAATTCTTACACGGTTTTGTTTCTTGTTTCATGTTCGTTGGGTATGCAGCGGATGAAAGGGCAAGGGAACCAAGGTAAAGACTTGCGATTATGACGTTGCAACCCGCAGGTGTTTTGTGAGTAGGAAGGACCTCGCACCGGTCGGCGCTCGCCGCTCGGCTCACGCGTCCGGTGTCGTGATGCCGTCGTTAGCGTCATCTAATTTTCACTTTCTTATTTATACATAGTTAATATAGGTGTTGAAGTACTGAGTAAACATATTCATTTCATATCCTTCACTGTTATCACTTTCTTCTGAGAAACGACTTGGACTAATGAAGATGTTTCATGTTACTCATTACATGCTTAATTTCAACAAGTTTATGTTCAAAACAGTGAAGTGATTATTTACtgaaattataatttagtaAGCTTCTATGTTCTAatagttagtaggtatttaataatgtGAAATTTCATCTCAGTCTAATTGTTAGAATTGATGTTTGTTAGGTATAGACACATAAATTCAATAAGTATTGTTATTTTCAGTACAATTATAGTTACATAGTGCCATTTATTGAATACTTTCATAAATAGTGTTTATATTCTGATTCACACAAACATAGGCTCTATCAGCTTTTTATTTTAGCTCATAAGTAATTGCCTCTTTACCAtaaattttagatttatttaagtaGAAATGTTCGTATTTCTTCAGTACCACTGTACatattataacatattataaatgcgaaagtgtgtctgtctgctagcttttcgtgGTCTATCCATTTTTCATTGGGAAAGCtccttttggtcccggaaaatcaaagaatttctacagaattttaaaaacctaaatccacatacATGGATGAAGTTGCACACAGACACcatctagtttttatattatatctaacaattaaataataatttgtaagtatataatctatacttataatctatactaataaataaaattggagtgtctgtctgtaatttcgaaataactacctcatattaagctcatatggttatttgaacgataccataactgaatcacacgtttttaaaatttttgtctgtctgtctgtctgtctgtctgtctgtttgaaaaggctaatctttggaacggctgaaccgattttgacgggactttcacaggcaagtagaggattgaccagggcgtaacataggctactattttaaccgactttcaaaaagggagttgtgtttttctacctatgtacatcgaaatctccgagatttctgaaccgatttgcgtcatttcttttttaatcgatagaggaactttgcgacattgtttcataaaaaatttggagtccaacttctcaatcctgatgctgcaggggatctgaccaatccacgcgggcgaagctgcgggcatcagctagtaatattatataaatgtagCAGCGTTcatcaaaaatttcaaaaagcaaATCATACTTTGGTCAATTACTTACATTAAACCCTCATAAACTCTAATTTATTCTCAAATAATCCATCCATTGGTGAAATTGAATTGATGGTGAAACCATTAAAAAATCCATACAGAATTTTCTGAGATTAGTTTGACCAGGTAGACTAACTCTGTAGTCACCCATCCAATTCACAACTTGGTCCAATGTTGCTTAACAAGCTCAATGACCTGATTTTGTAGTAGTGATAAAATATTCTGTATTTTtggttttaatattaattatacttaatatagtGTGAAGGCACTGTTGTGCCTCTACAAATGCACAATAGAATACCACAGAGCTGAACTGAATGTGTGGTGAGCAAGAaataagatatatttatttcatttaccactggtttggaaaatagattctactgagaagagccagcaagaaactcagcagttgctcttttttaaaagcaatatgtatattatgtatacattgTAAGCAATGTAACTATAACTTACATTACCTTGTGGACTGCTGAATGCAAAGCAAACTGTTTTCATGCAACTATGTCATTAAGAAATTGATCAGTTGTATAATTGTTAACAGAGACTTAGCAAAATATATACAAACTATATAGAAAATATATAGAACTCTATGGGAATGGTATGATTTCTAACAAAAATCtctttcaagtaggtatttttacttTCCAGAATGTAATGGTAAATGAGGACACTAACTTTTTTCT from Maniola jurtina chromosome 4, ilManJurt1.1, whole genome shotgun sequence harbors:
- the LOC123864800 gene encoding replication factor C subunit 4, with amino-acid sequence MQAFLKTGKISSADKPSSSGVKTTKKKPPAPWVEKYRPKTIDDIVDQGEVIQVLRECLAGGDLPHLLFYGPPGTGKTSAILAAARQLFGDITRDRVLELNASDERGIQVIRDKVKSFAQLTVSSTRPDGRPCPPYKLVILDEADSMTSAAQAALRRTMERETRTTRFCLICNYVSRIIPPITSRCSKFRFKPLARENVIKRLQDVCEAEGVEVGNGEVLHQAVDTCEGDMRRALTALQCCQRLLGKITSEGLIEVTGLVPEKLIDEFLNIKNFNELEKFVENFLMEAYSASQLLEQLSATVVSCGHLTNKQKCVISEKVAICSHRLLDGGAEVMQLTDLGCTVIMANNNP